One window of Fusobacterium polymorphum genomic DNA carries:
- a CDS encoding tRNA1(Val) (adenine(37)-N6)-methyltransferase, which produces MNTNLESIIPLLNKNLKIIQRSDYFNFSIDSLLISEFVSIKKNTKKILDLGTGNAAIPLFLSKKTSAKIYGIEIQEISYNLALRNININNLNEQIYIIYDNMKNYLKHFNIGSFDTVISNPPFFKINENVNFLNNLEQLSIARHEVEINLEELIKIASELVKDRGYFYLVHRADRLSEIMSSLQKYKFEAKKIKFCYTTKYKNAKIVLIEAIKNGKAGLTILPPLIINKENGEYTDEILKMFK; this is translated from the coding sequence ATGAATACAAATCTTGAAAGTATTATTCCATTATTAAATAAAAATCTAAAAATAATTCAACGTAGTGATTATTTTAATTTTTCTATAGATTCCTTATTAATTTCAGAATTTGTTAGTATAAAAAAAAATACTAAAAAAATTTTGGATTTAGGAACTGGAAATGCAGCAATCCCACTTTTTCTTTCAAAAAAAACATCTGCTAAAATTTATGGGATTGAAATACAAGAAATTTCATATAATCTTGCTTTAAGAAATATTAACATCAATAATTTAAATGAACAAATATATATAATATATGATAATATGAAAAATTATTTAAAGCATTTTAATATAGGTTCTTTTGATACTGTTATTTCAAATCCACCATTTTTTAAAATTAATGAAAATGTAAATTTTCTAAACAATTTAGAACAATTAAGTATTGCAAGACATGAAGTAGAAATTAATTTAGAAGAACTTATAAAAATTGCCTCTGAACTTGTAAAGGATAGAGGATATTTTTATCTTGTTCATAGAGCAGATAGATTAAGTGAGATCATGAGTAGTTTACAGAAATATAAATTTGAAGCTAAAAAAATAAAATTTTGTTATACAACAAAATATAAAAATGCTAAAATAGTTTTAATAGAAGCTATAAAAAATGGGAAAGCTGGTTTAACTATTCTCCCACCTTTAATTATTAATAAGGAAAATGGAGAATATACTGATGAAATACTAAAAATGTTTAAATAA
- a CDS encoding threonine/serine exporter family protein produces MQYDNFVMKVLSTANTIGKILLTSGAETYRVEKAISTICRRFDLKAETFVTMTCVLTSAKKKDGATITEVNRIYTVSNNLDKVDRIHKILLDIHKYELEDLEKEIKKIQIQTIYKKNILLVSYFFSAAFFAILFDGKFNDFLVAGLGGIVIFYIAKYANKLKLNNFFINTLGGFLITILSILAAKVGLVSTPSYSAIGALMLLVPGLALTNAIRDLINGDLIAGTSRMVEAALVGSALAIGTGFALFAMSYF; encoded by the coding sequence ATGCAATATGATAATTTTGTTATGAAAGTGCTTTCAACAGCCAATACTATTGGTAAAATACTATTAACAAGTGGTGCTGAAACATATAGGGTTGAAAAAGCAATATCAACTATATGTAGAAGATTTGATTTAAAAGCAGAAACATTTGTTACTATGACATGTGTTTTAACATCTGCAAAAAAAAAAGATGGAGCTACTATTACAGAGGTCAATAGAATTTATACTGTTTCTAATAACTTAGATAAAGTTGATAGAATACATAAAATTCTTCTAGATATCCATAAATATGAGCTTGAAGATTTAGAAAAAGAAATTAAAAAAATTCAGATACAAACTATTTATAAGAAAAATATTTTATTAGTCTCATACTTTTTTTCAGCTGCTTTTTTTGCTATTTTATTTGATGGTAAATTTAATGATTTTTTAGTTGCTGGACTTGGTGGGATTGTAATATTTTATATAGCTAAATATGCTAATAAATTAAAATTAAATAACTTTTTTATTAATACATTAGGTGGCTTTTTAATAACTATATTATCAATTCTTGCTGCCAAAGTTGGCTTAGTGTCTACACCTTCATATTCAGCTATTGGGGCACTTATGCTTTTAGTTCCTGGTCTTGCACTTACAAATGCAATACGGGACTTAATAAATGGTGATTTAATTGCAGGAACTTCAAGAATGGTTGAAGCAGCTTTAGTTGGCTCTGCATTAGCTATAGGTACAGGTTTTGCATTATTTGCAATGTCATATTTTTAA
- a CDS encoding threonine/serine exporter family protein, which produces MNYIEVLAATFSTFFFGIIFSLTGKKLFYSSFAGGLGWYTHLLFFKELGYSKTASYVVSAMIIAIFSEIISRLKRTTVTTTLIPALIPLVPGGGIYYTMSFFVENRLPEAFEKGRETIFLTVALSVGIFLISTFSQILNRTIKYTRVLKKYRKFKEYKRSHKV; this is translated from the coding sequence ATGAATTATATAGAAGTTTTAGCTGCTACTTTTTCAACTTTTTTCTTTGGAATAATATTTAGTCTTACAGGGAAAAAACTATTTTATAGCAGTTTTGCTGGTGGTTTAGGCTGGTATACTCATTTATTGTTTTTCAAAGAATTAGGTTACTCTAAAACTGCATCTTATGTGGTTTCTGCCATGATTATAGCTATTTTTTCTGAAATAATAAGTAGGTTAAAAAGGACAACTGTTACAACAACTTTAATTCCAGCATTAATTCCATTAGTTCCTGGTGGTGGAATATACTATACTATGTCTTTTTTTGTTGAAAATAGATTACCTGAAGCATTTGAAAAAGGTAGAGAAACTATTTTTTTAACAGTAGCATTAAGTGTGGGTATTTTTTTAATTTCTACTTTTTCACAAATCCTTAATAGAACTATAAAATATACAAGGGTTTTAAAAAAATATAGAAAATTTAAAGAGTATAAGAGAAGTCATAAGGTTTAG
- a CDS encoding CobW family GTP-binding protein translates to MKILLVSGFLGAGKTTFIKEMAKNINLEFVVLENEYADIGIDGDFLDEKNLNVWEMSEGCICCSMKEDFKSSIKKIYFEINPEYLVIEPTGVGMLSSIIENIREINNNDIEILSPLTLIDITSFNEYLETFNNFFIDNLKNTGKVILTKLENYNPFDIENIKNEISKINNNLEIITDDYRTFPKEWFGEMLNKNIDNKIIDKNFSLKTHINLRTFSKENINLKTMDELGLLLNRLVNGDFGKIYRAKGIVKIDGYWGKFNLVYKNFEMEPITDAKGTKIVIIGNNLDIDNLKDI, encoded by the coding sequence ATGAAAATTTTGTTAGTTAGTGGTTTTTTAGGAGCTGGAAAAACTACCTTTATAAAAGAAATGGCAAAAAATATAAATTTGGAATTTGTTGTATTAGAAAATGAATATGCAGATATAGGCATTGACGGAGATTTTTTAGACGAAAAAAATCTAAATGTTTGGGAAATGTCAGAAGGTTGTATCTGTTGTTCTATGAAAGAAGATTTTAAATCTTCTATTAAAAAAATTTATTTTGAAATTAACCCTGAATATTTAGTCATAGAACCAACAGGGGTTGGAATGTTAAGTTCTATCATAGAAAATATAAGAGAAATAAATAATAATGATATTGAAATTTTGAGTCCTTTGACATTAATTGATATAACTTCATTTAATGAATATTTAGAAACTTTTAATAATTTTTTTATTGATAATTTAAAAAATACAGGAAAGGTAATACTAACAAAACTAGAAAATTATAATCCTTTTGATATAGAAAATATAAAAAATGAGATCTCTAAGATTAATAATAATTTAGAAATAATAACAGATGATTATAGAACTTTTCCAAAAGAATGGTTTGGAGAAATGTTAAATAAAAATATTGATAACAAAATTATTGATAAAAATTTTTCTTTAAAAACACATATAAATTTAAGAACTTTTTCAAAAGAAAATATTAATTTAAAAACTATGGATGAATTAGGTTTACTTTTAAATAGATTAGTAAATGGAGATTTTGGAAAAATTTATAGAGCTAAAGGTATAGTAAAAATTGATGGCTATTGGGGAAAATTTAATCTTGTCTATAAAAATTTTGAAATGGAACCTATAACAGATGCTAAAGGGACTAAAATTGTTATCATTGGTAATAATTTAGATATTGATAATTTAAAAGATATATAA